The stretch of DNA TTTTGGACAAGATTGATCCCATGTCGGGCCGCGCGCTGTTCAATTTGTTGCAGACATTTGGTTATGGCATGTATTGCTATGGCGGGGTGTCGCGGCAGATCTGGCCGATGTATGTGGGAGCGGCATTTCATTCGATCAGCAATGGCGGCGGCACAATCAATTGGTCGACGGGCAGTTTGTATTTTGCGAAGCCGGAAAATGTTTCGATATATAACAGTTGGCACGTTGGTTTAACGGGAATCCGCGGAATGATCGCCCCACTGTGCGGGTGGTTGTTGCTCGCCTATTTTGGATTGGGGCCGTGGATGTTCGCGGTCTGTGTCGTGTTGTCGCTGGCAGGGAGCATTTATATGTATCGCTTAGCGCAGACCGATACAGGGTCGGTGGAGCAATCACATGATCGTGTGGTCGAGGGTTCCGCATCGAGTGGAGCGGGGTGATTTCTGTTTGCGCGCGGCTTAGCTTTGCGACGTACTCTTTGGAATTGCGAAGAAGACCGCGCGCAGAGACGCAGAGCCGCAAAGAAGTAGAAAAGAAGATCAAAGGGATTTGTGTTCTTTAAAACCTAGGAGCCTCAGATTCCTTCCGTGCTACGCGTGACCCAATAGTGTTGTTCAACACTGCACTTCGCAAAAGTATCCTTTTGCAACGTGAAGAGTTAAAGAGCACAGACTCCAAGTTTTCTCTCTTTTCTTCTTTGCGGCTCTGCGTCTTTGCGCGCGGCCTTTATTTAGAGCGGTTCAACTCTCGGCCGACATCGAAAGGTGTGTCGCGACGCGCCTTATGGGGTGACTTCCGCGGCCCATTGTTTGTGGAGTTTGGTTAAGCGGGTGACGATGTCTGGGTGTTGGGCGGCGATGTTATTGGTTTCGGTGACGTCGACCGCCATGTTGCTCAAGAAGATGCGGTCGTTGCCTTCGAGGCGGGTTTTGTGTTGGGTGTCGTTGCCGTTGACGACCAGTTTCCAATCGCCGTCGCGCACGGCCCATTGGTGGCCGAGTTGCCAGTGAAATGTCGGATGAGGCGTCGCAGCATCCGGATCGTGGATCACGGATTTGATGCTGCGGCCGTCGAAGGTGCGGTCGGGCAAGGTGACATCGCAATAGTCGGCGATCGTGGGAAGCCAATCGATGCTGACCGCGACTTGGTCACGGGTTTGTCCCTCGGGGATGATTCCCGGCAGGCTGACGATGGCGGGGACGCGGATGCCCCCTTCCAGCACGCTGAATTTTGCGCCGCGATAGGGACCGGCATTACCGCCGCCGAAATTGGCGCGTTCTTCGGTAGAATGTCCGTGATCGCTCAGGAAAATCACCAACGTCCGCTCTCGCAATTTGAGTTCATCGACCTTGGCCATAATCTGGCCGATGGCATCGTCCATGTGAGAAGTGATGGCGGCATAGGAGCGGCGCGGTTCGGGGAGGTCGGCGTACATTTCACGAAACCGGTCGGCGGCTTGCATGGGGTAGTGCGGGATGTTGAACGGGACGTACAGCAAAAATGGTTTGTCTTGATTGGCTTCGAGAAACTGCTCTGACTCGCGCACGATCAGGTCGCTGAAATGCGTGCCTTGCTCCCAATGTTCTTGGCGGTTACGCCACATGTCGTGAAAATGGGGGCCGGCCCAGTAGAAGAAGTGCGAATAGTTGTCGATGCAACCCGCTTTGTGGCCAAAGAATTCTTGGAAGCCTTGGCTGTTGGGATGGTAGTCGGGCAAGGTTCCCAGGTGCCATTTTCCCATAAGCGCGGTTTTGTAACCGGCGCCGCTGAGGATCTCGCCGAGGGTAACCTGTTCGGGCGGCATGCCACGGTGGCCCGGTTGAGAGGGGACATTGCCGGGGACGCCCGCGCGTTGGGGATAGCGGCCGGTGATCAGCGCGGCCCGCGATGGCGAACAGACGGGGCTGGCGACGTAAAATTGCGTGAACCGCACGCCGCGCTGCGCAAGGTCATCTATGTGAGGCGTGTTTAAATCGGTCGAGCCGTAACAGTTCAGATCGATTGAGCCGAGATCATCGGCGAAGAAGAGAATCACATTGAGGGGGCGGTCTGTTTCCGCGGACGAGCACGGCGACGTGAACAGGGGGATGGCCAGAAAGATGACCGCAATTGTGCAGGTTGGTTTGACGGAAAGCATGAACGGCCTCAGTTCCGAGAATGGTAATAGTCTGCAAGAAAGGAAAACGTTGCAGTTCTATTAGAGCCGGAAATGGTGGCGGTTGTCTACCGGATGAGGCGACTTGCCGATGCGCAAAAAAAAGGACCGCGGCCTTCTCAAATTTGGAAGGCCGCGGCCAAGGTTCAGGTCATAGGTCGATGGCGACGGTCGAGTCGCTGCGAGAATGACGAGGGTCCGGCTCCGCTAGGCGAACACCGATTAGTGACCCCGGCCAACGCAAAAAATTTGGTCCCTCCGCCGGAATGCGAGACGAATGACTTGAACCGAATAGTATAAAAATCGCGACGGCATTTTGAAACCCGGTCGTCATCGATCAAACTTTCGTTTGCCCGTCCGATGCCGTCGACGATAACTGACTACATCGACATCTCCGCCGTTTGTCGTTGAGTTTTTTTCTGAGTAGCAGCGGGGGATGGGGAATAACAAAATCCACTCAGGCAGGTCAACATCGGTTTGGGCAAACAACACCAATCAAAAATAACCGATGCGAATCAAGGGTACACCTGTCCCTCATTTTTTATCGAGCGACTCATTATTTTTAGGAGTTGGTTTGGGGGTGGGTTTTGCCTTTGGGGTGGGGAAAGGAGTGGGGATCGGTTTGGAGGGAATGGTTACGCCCGCGGCTTTTTTCCGTTCATTGCGTTTCTTGTCCTGGAAGAATTCCCGCCAACTTTTTAGACGGACATCGGCGGAGAGTTCAACCTCTTCATCAATATTATCATCGTTTTTCATCTGGCGGAGAAATCCGACCTTGACTGTGTCGCCGACTTTATTTTTTTTGATCATCTCGACCAATTGTTCAAAGTTATCGACGACTTGCCCTGCGTATTTAATGATCACGTCACGGTCCCGAATTCCGGCGGCAGCGATAGAGCCTTCTGGTGTGGCTTTTTGGATTTCAAACCCGCGTGCTTTGGGGGGACCCGCTTGGAGACCCAGACAAGCCGCTCCACGTTCTTGCACGCTTGAGTTGGGGATTTGTTGTTCAAGTTTTCGGACGGCATCCAGTGAGGCGGGGCAGTCTTGGACGCGGTAGACAGCCTGTAGCCGGCCGGGGCGGAGACGCCGAAACTGTCGCAGTTCCTTGTCGCCCCCTTGCCACTGATCGTCGATCCAAATTTGCAGCGGACCGCCGATGTCCTCGTTGGGGCCGTTAATCCCCGCAGGAAGAACCATGGCCTTCAATTCCTTAAGTTTTTTAATGGCGCGACGATCACGGTCGTCGGCATGGACTGCGATGGCTGCCGCGGCGCGTCGCGCGGCCGAGGGTTCCGCTGATTCGACAAGTTCTTCTAAAGCGGCATCCAATTCATCGAGCGTTGCATCGTCGTTGTTGTCGTAAAACGATGCGAGAACTTGTAGAACGCGGTTCGTGGTTTCCAGTTCCGCGTTCGATGCGGCTTTGGCTAGCGGGGCAATTGCTGGACGACCCAGGGTTTTTAGCCGTTTTGTGGCAGCTTCACGCTCGGCGAAGTTATCACTGCTCAGCGCCGCGATATCTTGTTGAATCATGGCGGACTGCTGAGTCGATTCGTCGTCGCCCAGTAGGGGCAACGGAAACAACAGAATGAAGGCTGTCAGCAGAAGCAGTTGATCTCGAAACGTCATGTTCGGGAATACCTTTTGAAATGAAACGTCGCGACGCGTCACTGATCACGCAATGTTTGTTCATACTCGGCTTGTGTTCGTTCGTCCATCGGGTATGTCCCGACCAGTGACGCTCCGCTGCGGATTTTGTCGATGATGAAATCCTCGCGATGTTCCTGGGCAGCCGCTTCGCGTGCGACCTCCTCAGCCAGATGTGGCGGAATGACGACGACCCCTTCGTCGTCTCCAATCAGCACATCGCCGGGGTAGACCGCGACACCCGCGCAGGCGATCGGCAATTGGAAATCGCAGGGATGGTGGATTGTTTTGTTGGTGGCGGCGTGAGCGGAGCGGGCATAAGCAGGCATGCCGCATTGGGCGATGACGGGAGAATCGCGAAAGGCGCCGTCGGTGACGACCCCAGCTGCGCCGCGGACCTGCATACGTGTTGCCAGAATGGCTCCCATGGTTCCGCCTCGTTCATCACCACGAGCGTCGATGACGAGGATTTCTCCCGGGCCAACTTTTTCGATGGCCAGTCGTTGCGGATCGGTCAGGTTGTCGAAATTGAGCGACGTATCCAAATCCTCACGGGAGGGGATATAGCGCAGTGTAAACGCGCGACCAGCCATGCGTTGCCCAGCGGCGAGGGGTTGGACGCCTGTTAAAAAGGTGTTCCACAGCCCTTTTTTAGCGAGCACGGTGGTCAGTGTGGCGGTACTGGGAGTTTTCAACAGCTCCCAAGTCTCGTCGCTGATCGTGATTTGTTCCGGCATGGAGATGTTAATCTTGCAGTTGGGAGGGAGTCTGTTCGGGGAGCATGGTCTTGATGATGAAATTATACGTTGTTCGCGTATAGTGTGCACCATGAATCCCATGTTTGGCGCGGGGATAGAGCATTAGCTCGAAATCTTTGTCCGCTCGTTGCAGCGCGTTGACCAATTGCGTCGTGTTTTGCAGGTGGACATTGTCGTCGAGCATGCCGTGCAGCAGGAGCAGCCGGCCGTGTAGGTTTTTCGCGGCTTTGACGACGGATGTCTCGTCGTATCCTGCGGGGTTGGCGGCGGGGGTGTTCATGTAGCGTTCTGTGTAGATCGTGTCGTAGTTTCGCCAGTCAGTCACCGGCGCACCGGCGATACCAGCGGCAAAAGACTGGCTGTGGGTCAGGGCGAAGGCAGTCAAAAACCCGCCATAACTATGGCCGCCCAGTCCGATTCGCTGGGGGTCGACCCAGGATTTCGATTTCAACCAATCGATGGCGTGCTCCAAGTCACGGAGTTCGTTCACGCCGAGCCGACGGTAGGCGGTCCAGGCGCTTTGCGCGCTTGAGCCGGAAGCGGAGCGGGGATCGACGCGAAGAATCACAATGCCCGATGTGGCCAGGACTTCATCGAATAAGCGGTGTGTTTTTGTCCAGCGGTTGCGGATCGTGGGATAATGGGGGCCGCCATAGACTTTGATCCAGATAGGGTATTGCCGCGAGGCATCGAAATCGGCCGGCAGCATGAGACTGCCATCGAGCGTGCCGCCATCACCGGTCTCGATGGAGACCGTTTTGTGTGTGCTCCATTGATATTCGTTGAGGTCGGATGTGTCGGTCTTGTGTAACTCGCGGATTCGCTGGCCATCACTGTTATAAATTTCTGTCGTCGGGGGACGTTCGAGAGAGCTATGCGTATCGAGATAACCGCCGCCGCTTGGAGAAAAACGAATACGGTGGGAACCGTCGGCAGTCGTCAATTGCACCGGTTTGCCGCTGTCGAGGGAAACGCGATAGAGGTGGTCTTCGAGATGCGATTTTTTTGCCGCTGAGAAATAAACGTCGCCGGCAGGTTCATCGACGAAGTGGACTTCGCTGACCTCCCATGGTCCGGCGGAGACGGCGCGGCGGAGTTGGCCGTCGGCGGTGTAGTGATAGAGATGCCGCCATCCCGAGCGTTCGCTTTCCCAGAGGAAGGAACCGTCGGCGAGGAAATGGGGCGGGGCGAGGTTATTTACCCAAGCAGCGGTGGTTTCCCGAAACAATCGACGGGGCGTTGTGCTGCTGGGATCGACGACAAGCAGATCCAACCAGGTTTGCGCGCGGTTTTGCAGAAACAGGTAAACGGTTTGGTGGTCGGGCAGCCAACCGGCGCGGACGACCAATCGATCTTCGGGCGGGTATGCGCTGAGGTCGACCCAACGGACCGTTGCGTCAGCGAGGGAAGCGATGCCGACTTGGACCAGGGGGTTTGCCGTGCCGGCTTTGGGATAGCGCATTTCGTGGATGCGTTGGGTATCCGGAACGTTGTTGGGAATGCTGAAGGGCGCCACCGGTGTGTCGTTGAACTGCAGGTACACAATCTGTGCGCCATCGCCGCTATACCAAAAGGTTCGGAACTGTCGATGGAATACTTCTTCCCAATAGACCCAGTCGGCTTTCCCGTTACGGATGAGTTGGCTGCCATCGGTCGTCAATCGCTGCTCCGCTTGTGTCGCCAGATCGACGGTGTAAAGGTCGTTGTCGCGGACAAAGGCGACGGATTCTCCGTGAGGCCCGAACTGTGCTAACTCAGCGGTTCCGGCCGCGTCTGTCAATCGGCAAGCGAAACTGCCGTCCAGTTTGGCAAAGTAGAGACGGTCCGTATGTGGGATCAATACGGCATCGTAGGCGGGGTTGAATTTTAGGTGCGATTTATTCGCCAATTTGCGGGCGGTTGATTCATCGATATCGGAGAGTGATTCTAGTCCCTGCGCCAGTTGTGTGGGGTCGAACAACGGGGAAGAGTCGCCCGTCTTTGCGTGGACTTTGGTGTATTGTCCTCGGTGCGTTTGTAGCAAGTGCGCGCCGTCGGGCAGCCATTGAAAGCGGGGGGTGGGATGGCGGAATGGATTCAGTGTCGCGTGTGGTCCGTAAACGGTGTCGAAGGTGATCGGTTTCTTGGCGGGGATTTCGTCCGCAACGGTCCCCTGGTGGATTGCCACGCAGGTTAAAAAGATCCAGAGGAGACGAGATCGGCGCATGTTATTTATTTTCAGTGAATTGTGTTTGTGTGCAGGAACGTCGCTGGAATACTTTGATTTTCGTTTCCCGACAGTCGGTGCGTCAAGTGGAGCGGAATTGCCGTTTGTGGTGCGGTTGAGTATTGTGAGCGGATCGAACTGTTTGTTTGACTTCAATTAGTTTCAAAACCCTCTGATGCGTCTCGCAGATGCTTTCAAGAAAGATTCTCTGACAAGCACAACCGTGTTTTGAAGCTGGTACTTAGCAATTTTCCACAATGACATTACTCAGGACAGATGACCATGAGTAAGGCGAATCTTTTTTTCACGGTATTCCTGGCCGGTGTGATCAGTCTTGGCGGAGGGGTGGCGTTGGCGCAGCGTTCGCCGTTGCAGCAACCTGCGGCCACTGAAAAACCGCAGCGGAGTTGGGATGGTTTTCCGGAATGGACGACGGCGGTGGCGTTTGCGCCGGATGGCAAATCGCTGGCCGTGGGGACGTATGAAAAGCTTGAAATTGTGGAACTGGCTGAGGAGGGTGAGCGAAGGTCCATCGACTTGAACACCGGTTTCGTGCATGCCTTGGCCTATGCGCCCGATGGGAAATTGATTGCGGCGGGGAGTTATCAGTCGGTTACGGTGATTGATCCGGCAACAGGCGAGTCGCGCGTTTTCAAAGGGCAGCGGGGTTATGTACGGGGCGTGGCGTTTTCGCCGGATGGCCAGTGGTTGGCGACGGCGGCGGAAGATGAATCGGTGCGGATTTGGTCCGTGTCAGACGGCGGGGAGCGACTGACGTTTGCCAATCATCGTTTACCGGCGACATCTATTGCCGTGTCACCCGATGGCACATTGGTCGCTTCGACCGACGGCGATGCGGAACAACCACGAAAAAAAGGGACCGCCTACATTTGGGATGCGACGACCGGAGAAGTTCGCGCCACCTTAAACGGGCATACGCGCGGGATCAACGGTATTGTTTTTTCGCCGGATGGAAAGCAGGTCGTCACCGGAGGGACCGATGAAACGGTCCGTGTTTGGGAGACCGCGACCGGCAAGCCAGTCAAAATGCTGGAAGGGCATTCGCGTCCGGTCAATGCGCTGGCCTTTTCTCCGGACGGCAAGATCCTAGCGACCGCCGGCGGGGGGCGGTTCAAAGGGAAGAACAATATCCTGTTGTGGGATACGGCGACCTGGAAAGTCCTCAAGACAATCGAGGCGCACGACGCCCGTGTGACGGACGTGGCCTTTTCGCCGGATGGCACCCAGGTGGTCACGACGAGCTACGACAAGTCGGTGCGGTTGTGGAAGGTGCCGGGCGGTGGGCAGTAGGCAGTAGGCAGTAGGCAGAAAAGTGGCCGGTGGTTAGTGGACGGTGGCCAGTGGTGGGGTGGGGGGCGTTGATTTGGCTATTCTTACGCCTGTTTCCTCACGCCTTTCTGGGAGACTGGCGTTATTGAGCGTTGCTGGGGTTTTCGGTGACTGTGATGCGTTCGATTTTGTCACCTTTTTTGATGGCATTGACCACGTCTTGGCCTTTGACGACGCGTCCGAAAACGGTGTGTTTTCCATTCAGGTGGGGGGTGGATGTGTGTGTGATGTAGAACTGTGATCCGTTTGTGTTGGGGCCGGAATTGGCCATGGCGAGGATGCCTGGCCCGTCATGCGTCAGGGCGGGATGGAATTCGTCGTCGAACTCGTAGCCCGGTCCGCCTGTGCCTTTGCCGTCGGGGCAGCCCCCTTGAATCATGAAGTTGGGGATCACGCGATGAAAGATCAGCCCATCATAAAAACCGTCCTGGGACAGTCGCGTGAAATTATCGACGGTGTTGGGAGTCTTGTCGGCGTGTAGCGCGAGTTTGATTTTCCCCCGGGTGGTTTCTATGACGGCTGTATGTGTTCCGATCGGAGCGGCAGTTTGTCGCATTTCACTGGCCGGTCCGAGATCGGTGGACTCGAGTGAAGCGTCTCGCGTTGCTGACGAACAGCCGGCGCTAGTGATGATTCCTGCGCAAACAAGCATTGCGCCCACTAAGCGCGTGTGTACCGTGATCGTCCGCTTCATAACCCGAGTCCTTTCAGGGGCTTTGCCTGTGCCGATGGCCCACCATGCGCCGTCGGTCTCTCCTGGGAGGGCGGAGTTTAGCACAAGCGGCGAAATGGGGTAAGACGTCTTGAAACGGGCTGAAAACGCCGTTTTTTACGGGAAATCTGCCGGTGAGGCGGATTATTCCTCAGCCGGTTTCTCTGTCTCAGTTTCCGAGGCCGCCGGTTCCTGTGCGGGGTTTCGATCGATGGTGATTGATTCGATGATGTCCCCTTTGCGGATGGCGTTGACGACGTCTTGGCCTTCGATCACGTGTCCAAAAACGGAGTGTTTGCCGTCGAGGTGCGGAGTGGCATTGTGGGTGATGAAGAATTGGGAGCCGTTGGTGGTGGGGCCGGCGTTGGCCATCGAAATAATGCCGGCGCTGTCATGTTTTAAGTCGGGGTGGAATTCATCGGCGAATCTATAACCCGGCCCGCCGCTTCCGTCACCTTGGGGATCTCCCCCTTGGATCATGAAGTTGGGGATCACGCGGTGGAATTTCAGTCCGTCATAGAATTTGTCTTCGGCGAGCGTTACGAAATTTCCGACGGTCATCGGAACTTTGTCGCCATCAAGCCACAGACGAATGGTCCCGCGATTGGTCACGATTTCGGCGATCACCGGTTTGTCGACTTTGGTGGGTTCAATAATCGGTTCTCCCTCAGTCGCAGTCTCTCCGCATCCGATGCTTGTGAGAAATAGCGTGGAAAGCAGCAGCGCGCGGCGCGTGAGGGTTGGATTCATGGAATGAACCTTTGTGGAAGAGTCTCAAATGATAACCGACGCCTGTTGAGCGTCCAGGATAAAAACTGATCATCCGGATCTTAGCAGAGTGCCCCTGCGGCGTTAAGGCATTGCGCGGGGCAGTTCAAATACTTGACTGAGTTCCATTGCACTGGCGAAGCCAATGGCACCCGAATTTTCCGGTTTGACTTTGCACAACTGGAAAACATTTAGAGCGGTCTCGGTGCTTATTCGTCGTCCGCTGCGGGGGTGACGTACAGCCATTCTCGGATCGCGTCGAGTTTCTTAGCGCCGATCCCGTTGACGCGTTGGATGTCGTCGACGGTGGCGAAGGGGCCCTGTTGGTTGCGGTCGGCGACGATTCGCCGCGCTAGCACTTCGCCGATACCTTCCAACTGTGCCCATTGCACCCAGGTGGCGCTGTTGATGTCGAGGCGGAAGTCATATTCTCGTGCCGGCAACCGCTTGATTTCGACCGGTTTTTGCCCCCAGCCGCTGAGCTTCGTCCAATAGACAAAGGACAAGATCACCAGCGCAGCGAGCATGACGGCGACGAAGACTTGATCGCTGCGATGGAGGCCGAGGATTGAGCGGCTACCAGCGGAATCAACAGTCGAATTGTCGGTGTTGTCCATTTGTGGATCAGCGGAGGGATCTGGCATGATGTTAACGCAAGACCTCCGACCGACCAGTGATTGATGGATCAGGTTGATTTCCGTTTTCGCCGTCGATATGCGGTTGTGCTTTTGATGCGGAATTCTGATGGATTCGTGAGGGGTGGACGAATGCGGTGAACTCAGACTGGGGTAAATCGTGCAGTGGGATCTCCCTTAATCCGCTTCGGTGCGCGCGTGCGCGGTGAGCTGCGCGGACGGGGCGTACCAGGATAAGCAAATCGGGGTGGGTGTATTTTTTCTGAATTGTATTGTAGAGGATGTTGGGCATTTTCCCGACTGTGTGAAATCCGACGCGTCCAGATTTCCGATCGGTTTCGACCTTTTCAAATGGGCCGAAGGTCGTGCGTAGGTATTTTCCCAAATTCGCTTGTGCCACGCGACTTTCGTGGCGGCTGGTGAGTGCTTCGAACCAAAATATCAGAGAGACGCTGAGCACGAACGTAGCGGTGACGACAAGTTTTTGATGGTGACTGATCGTCTTCGGCAGGGCGACGGACTGGATGATCTGAATTAAACAAGCGGCTCCCGCTGCTTGGATGGGCAAGGTAATGATGAACACGGACAGAAAATACCGTCCATTGATATTCCGGTGTTGAACGAGCAGGACCAACACGGCGAGCAGGATGGCCGCTGCGATCATGAGCAACGGCGCATAGGTGCGTGATCGCAAGAGACGGTGACACTGCGTCAGTCCCACAATCAACAAGACTAGATTGAAATATTCATAACTTTCACTGAACTTGTTGAGGAATTCAAACCAGATCGCCTTTTCATCGGCGCGCTTCTCAATTGATTTCAGATTGCTTGATGAGTTGTCGGTCTCAGTGGTGGAGTGGGAGAGGCGCGGGCGGGATTGCGTTGCGGCTGCCATTGTTTTGGCTTGAGGATTATTCGTGGGCGATACTTGTGATTGCATCCATGCGACAATTTTGGGGACCCGATCAAAGCGTCCCCATTGCCAGTGGGGGTATTCTGCGAGCAGTGTGAGGTTCATGGCGAACATGCAAAGCGGGATCATGGCCAAAACGATCACGATGCGTTGGGTTTGCCGCAGTCGGGAGACAGTTGCAGGAGCTAGGCTGAACAGCCAGAAGCAGGCCAGCGGGATCAAGGTCCAACCTTCGGTACGTGTGAGGATAGCGCAAGCCGTGGCGAGGCCAGCGGCGATGGGAGTAGCGATATTATCGCGGGATGTCGCGCAGCGCAGCAGTAAATAACTCGCCAATATAAAACAGAACCAGTAGGTCGATTCGCGAATTGGTTCGACGGAGAGTTTGACTAACTCCGGATGCATGGCGAACAGCAGGACGGCAATGGTGGCCCAACGGTCATTGAATAGACGACGGACCAACCCAAAGAGTGGCAACACGGTGAGACCGGAGATCAAAATGCCCCAGATCTTGAAGTGCCAGGGAAAAGCGAGCCCCGCACTTTCCAGTCCCCATAAAATAAACGGAAAGATATTGAGGTTCAAATAGTTCAGAGCTGCATCCGTCTGACCTTGTTTCCACATCTCGACGACCGACAGATAAAAGTATCCGTCGTCGCAAATCACCGAGATTTGCCTGGCCAGTAGCAGACGGGGAATGACGGTCAGCAGCATCAAGAGGGCCAGGATCAGACCCAGCTGTCTTTGCGTGAAGGGCTTCCCTATGAAGAATTCGGGTATACCTTCGAGATTTCGAAGGGAGGGCTCTTTGCCTGTTTGATTCCACGAAGCGAATTGCAAAGAATTCTCCAACGGTAATCGGGCGAACTCGGATCTCGATTCCGAAGAGTTGAACCGGCGCAGTTCGGCAAATGGACGTCGCAGTTGGTTCGGCGAGTTTATAGCAAAGGCGGGGGGAGGGAGGAAGGCGAAGATTTTGGTAGAAGCAAAGGAACAGTTCCTGCAGCTGCCGTTTTTTACCGTCTACCGCCTACTGTCTACTGTTGTAAAGCGACTCACATCAGCCATCGCTTCCGGCGTGTTGGATCTGGTCGATAAAATCGTCCGTCAGGCCGGCATCCAGGCGGGGTTGGCGTTGGAAGGCTTTGCCTTTGGCTTTTTCGGGGCGGAGCGGCCAGTGAAGGTGGTCAATATAAGCGTCCCAGTCGGTTTGGTCGGTTGGTTTCAAGGCGCGTAGCCAATGGATGCCAAAGGCGACGTGTCCGATTTCGTCTTGGTGGATGGCGCGCATGATTCCGGCGCCTTTTTTATCGCCGGCAGCTTCGTAGGCTTGCTCGAACTCGATGGTGTGATCGAGATTGCCCGCCTCGAAGGTGAGCGGTAAACCGGCGAGGTAGTCGAGTGGGCTTTGGAAATCCTGAGCTTTGAGCCAGAAATATCCGTTCACCGGAAGGTCTCCGAATGTCATGCCGAATTCTTCGAGTCGCTGGGCATGCATGCGGGTGTGGCGTTGTTCATCGGCCATGATGGGCAGCATGCCGTGTCGAAATTCGGTCGGCGCATCGGGAAAGGCGCACAACGTAAATGCCATGACTTCCAGGGCCTGGAGTTCGTGGTTGGCCATGATATGGTGGGCGACGGCGCGTTTGGCGGGATCTCGAAACGCGGCCGGCGCGGGCATGGCGGGCGCTTCTTTACGGCCGGCGAATTTCAGGTGGGCCGGGCGAGCGGGGAGCGGAAAACGCTGCGGTG from Symmachiella dynata encodes:
- a CDS encoding ArnT family glycosyltransferase; this encodes MLLTVIPRLLLARQISVICDDGYFYLSVVEMWKQGQTDAALNYLNLNIFPFILWGLESAGLAFPWHFKIWGILISGLTVLPLFGLVRRLFNDRWATIAVLLFAMHPELVKLSVEPIRESTYWFCFILASYLLLRCATSRDNIATPIAAGLATACAILTRTEGWTLIPLACFWLFSLAPATVSRLRQTQRIVIVLAMIPLCMFAMNLTLLAEYPHWQWGRFDRVPKIVAWMQSQVSPTNNPQAKTMAAATQSRPRLSHSTTETDNSSSNLKSIEKRADEKAIWFEFLNKFSESYEYFNLVLLIVGLTQCHRLLRSRTYAPLLMIAAAILLAVLVLLVQHRNINGRYFLSVFIITLPIQAAGAACLIQIIQSVALPKTISHHQKLVVTATFVLSVSLIFWFEALTSRHESRVAQANLGKYLRTTFGPFEKVETDRKSGRVGFHTVGKMPNILYNTIQKKYTHPDLLILVRPVRAAHRARAHRSGLREIPLHDLPQSEFTAFVHPSRIHQNSASKAQPHIDGENGNQPDPSITGRSEVLR
- a CDS encoding ferritin-like domain-containing protein; the encoded protein is MEIRDFAQRILQSDSLAEKLQPLEGPATDRIPGPPQRFPLPARPAHLKFAGRKEAPAMPAPAAFRDPAKRAVAHHIMANHELQALEVMAFTLCAFPDAPTEFRHGMLPIMADEQRHTRMHAQRLEEFGMTFGDLPVNGYFWLKAQDFQSPLDYLAGLPLTFEAGNLDHTIEFEQAYEAAGDKKGAGIMRAIHQDEIGHVAFGIHWLRALKPTDQTDWDAYIDHLHWPLRPEKAKGKAFQRQPRLDAGLTDDFIDQIQHAGSDG